A section of the Devosia rhizoryzae genome encodes:
- the cobO gene encoding cob(I)yrinic acid a,c-diamide adenosyltransferase — MSEAERDAYHAEKMRKKKVARDKILSTKTEEKGLLVVHTGKGKGKSTAAFGMVFRALGNGMRVGVVQFVKGVWNTGERTVLDKFPDQVTINAMGEGFTWDVADRQRDLAAARKAWDQAKALIADPSYDMVLLDELNICLRYDYLPIEEVVETLRNKPHDKHVIVTGRNAKDELIEIADLVTEMTEIKHHFRAGVKAQKGIEF, encoded by the coding sequence ATGAGCGAGGCCGAGCGGGACGCCTATCACGCCGAAAAGATGCGCAAGAAAAAGGTTGCGCGCGACAAGATTCTCTCGACCAAGACGGAGGAGAAGGGACTGCTCGTCGTCCACACCGGCAAGGGCAAGGGCAAGTCGACCGCGGCGTTCGGAATGGTGTTCCGTGCTTTGGGCAACGGCATGCGCGTCGGGGTCGTGCAGTTCGTCAAGGGCGTCTGGAACACCGGCGAGCGCACAGTGCTCGACAAGTTTCCCGACCAAGTCACCATCAATGCCATGGGCGAGGGTTTTACCTGGGACGTCGCCGACCGGCAGCGCGATCTGGCTGCGGCGCGAAAAGCCTGGGACCAGGCCAAGGCGCTGATTGCCGATCCAAGCTATGACATGGTGTTGTTGGACGAACTCAACATCTGCCTGCGCTACGACTACCTGCCCATCGAGGAAGTGGTAGAGACCCTCCGCAACAAGCCGCACGACAAGCATGTCATCGTCACCGGCCGCAATGCCAAGGACGAGCTGATCGAGATCGCCGATCTGGTCACCGAGATGACGGAGATCAAGCATCACTTCCGCGCCGGCGTGAAGGCGCAGAAGGGCATCGAGTTCTAG
- the cobN gene encoding cobaltochelatase subunit CobN, which yields MHLLSAQAATIQQEGEAIHLAQTPGAFIFASSADSELATLAAAADRARETELRLANTLRLSNNLSVDMWLDQTVRHARLVCLRLIGGAAYWQYGVDELTALCANGRIPLILLPGDSNPDPILQSRSTIHPKDWTRLHQLFIQGGPQNADAILQSFRRLAASSPRPSGERSAAQQPGEGALLGSFKPQHFPRFGLWHPKTGLLERPHGEPVEPRGRALERPNIPILFYRAAIEGAGTATLEALIAELESRDLNPVPIVVSSLKDAESVRFVQANLAQFPPSAILNLTAFALGIADLPPAQNPFAHTDAPIIQLIQSGRSEAQWAADPQGLSAKDMAMYLVMPELDGRLAGLLVGHKADGVWHERCQVPLTAYAPDHGGISRAVDLAQNWTRLRHTPRADRKIAIILANYPIRDGRLANGVGYDAPESTVRMLMQLERAGYDLGQFPSPLRGGVGGGGPSVDHDTTPHPNPPPQGGREPTLLAFGNARMVQAKSVAQARKLRTHQTMPERTLWPLLKSFKERGVKFRRQVPLGQYVADFASHHPKLIIEADGDTHFTGDAPLRDQQRTAFLESIGYKVLRFTNSEIAINLDGIWQSISDALDDLSAPAHPSPLRGGTEGGGPSGSAEKYPRTSAELITLLTAGPTNAHPQRGTSAAVLSLTRYVELFAALPEAIRTAVAMRWGEPATDPFVRGDAFQLPAHRFGNIVLLLQPARGYQLDETASYHDPALFPPHAYIAAYLWLRYEWGAHAMVHNGKHGTLEWLPGKSAALDADCYPDALWGQLPHLYPFIVNDPGEGTQAKRRTGAVIIDHLVPPLIRAETYGPLKDLEALLDEYYAASGMDRRRLADLKRRILDFTRDSRLDRDIGLPEDETAALIKIDNFLCDLKEAQIRDGLHVFGTSPEGDMARDLSVALARVPRGEAPGENSIIRALADDLKLGFDPLTATLSDPWTGPAIAGTASLRNLGDVVEHLETVAARLVEGEPVPENWPATNAVLDTIRTIIEPRLAASGPAEMTAFLDALDGKFIAPGPSGAPSRGRLDVLPTGRNFYSVDIRAVPTPSAWELGRKSAENLFIRHLQDHGHYLRSVALSVWGTANMRTGGDDIAQAMALIGACPTWDPGSLRVSGYEIIPLARLGRPRVDVTLRISGFFRDAFPAQITFFDRAIRAIGALDEPEDDNPIAARMRSEALGLMAAGKSETEASLEAGARIFGSKPKAYGAGLGPLIDNGRWENKADLAEQFLAWGQYAYGAKAHGTPLGDRFRARLGQIDAVVHNQDNREHDLLDSDNYYQFEGGLSVAAEAVSGTKPTAYHNDHSRPETPRIRTLEQEVSHVMRSRVVNPKWLTGVMRHGYRGAFEIIATVDFMFAFAATTGAVKTHHFDLAFEAFIEDKTVRNFILTNNLAGYDELLAKFDEARKRGLWSPRSNSAYDLLDPFDER from the coding sequence ATGCACCTCCTCTCCGCCCAGGCCGCCACCATCCAGCAGGAAGGCGAGGCCATCCACCTCGCCCAAACCCCCGGCGCCTTCATCTTCGCCTCTTCCGCCGATAGCGAACTCGCCACCTTGGCCGCTGCCGCCGATCGCGCCCGCGAAACCGAACTGCGCCTCGCCAATACGCTGCGCCTCTCGAACAACTTGTCCGTCGATATGTGGCTGGACCAGACCGTCCGCCATGCCCGCCTTGTCTGCCTCCGCCTCATCGGCGGCGCGGCTTATTGGCAATATGGCGTCGACGAACTCACCGCCCTTTGCGCCAACGGTCGCATCCCCCTCATTCTCCTCCCCGGCGACAGCAACCCCGACCCCATCCTCCAATCCCGCTCCACCATCCACCCCAAAGACTGGACCCGCCTCCACCAGCTCTTCATCCAAGGCGGCCCCCAAAACGCCGACGCGATTCTCCAGTCATTCCGTCGACTGGCCGCCTCTTCACCTCGCCCCTCCGGGGAGAGGTCGGCTGCGCAGCAGCCGGGTGAGGGGGCCTTGCTCGGTTCCTTCAAGCCTCAACACTTCCCCCGCTTCGGCCTCTGGCACCCCAAGACTGGTCTCTTAGAGAGACCTCATGGTGAGCCTGTCGAACCACGAGGTCGGGCACTCGAACGCCCCAACATCCCCATCCTCTTCTACCGCGCCGCCATTGAAGGCGCCGGAACCGCCACGCTCGAAGCCCTGATCGCCGAACTTGAATCCCGCGACCTCAACCCCGTCCCCATCGTCGTCTCCTCCCTTAAAGACGCCGAAAGCGTCCGCTTCGTTCAAGCCAACCTTGCCCAGTTCCCCCCCTCCGCCATCCTCAATCTCACCGCCTTCGCCCTCGGCATCGCCGACCTCCCGCCAGCGCAAAACCCCTTCGCCCACACCGATGCGCCAATCATTCAGCTGATCCAGTCCGGTCGCTCCGAAGCGCAATGGGCAGCCGATCCGCAGGGCCTCTCCGCCAAGGACATGGCCATGTACCTCGTCATGCCCGAACTCGACGGCCGCCTCGCCGGCCTCCTCGTCGGCCACAAAGCCGATGGGGTTTGGCACGAACGCTGCCAGGTCCCCCTGACCGCCTACGCTCCGGACCACGGCGGCATAAGCCGCGCCGTCGACCTCGCACAAAACTGGACCCGCCTCCGCCACACGCCCCGAGCTGACCGAAAAATCGCGATCATCCTGGCCAACTACCCCATCCGCGACGGCCGCCTCGCCAACGGCGTCGGCTACGATGCCCCCGAGTCCACGGTCAGGATGCTGATGCAACTGGAAAGGGCGGGGTACGATCTCGGTCAGTTCCCCTCCCCCTTGAGGGGAGGGGTTGGGGGTGGGGGTCCATCAGTGGACCACGACACCACCCCCCACCCCAACCCTCCCCCTCAAGGGGGGAGGGAGCCCACCCTGTTGGCGTTCGGCAATGCGCGAATGGTTCAAGCCAAGAGCGTTGCACAAGCGCGCAAGCTTCGAACTCACCAAACCATGCCTGAGCGCACCCTTTGGCCGCTGCTGAAAAGCTTCAAAGAACGCGGTGTGAAATTTAGGCGCCAGGTACCGCTTGGGCAATACGTGGCTGATTTTGCGAGCCATCATCCCAAGCTCATTATCGAGGCAGACGGCGATACGCACTTCACCGGCGATGCGCCGTTACGCGACCAGCAGCGCACAGCCTTCCTCGAAAGCATTGGCTACAAGGTCCTGCGCTTTACCAATTCGGAGATAGCCATCAATCTGGATGGCATTTGGCAATCGATTTCGGACGCGCTCGACGACCTCTCGGCTCCAGCGCATCCCTCCCCCTTGAGGGGAGGGACCGAGGGTGGGGGGCCATCGGGTTCTGCCGAAAAATATCCGAGAACCTCCGCCGAACTCATCACGCTCCTCACCGCCGGCCCCACCAACGCCCATCCCCAGCGCGGTACCTCCGCCGCCGTCCTCTCGCTAACCCGATACGTTGAGCTTTTCGCCGCTCTCCCCGAAGCCATCCGCACCGCCGTTGCCATGCGCTGGGGCGAGCCGGCTACCGACCCCTTCGTCCGCGGCGACGCATTCCAGCTCCCCGCGCACCGTTTCGGCAACATCGTCCTGCTGCTCCAGCCCGCCCGCGGCTATCAGCTCGACGAAACCGCCAGCTATCACGACCCGGCCCTCTTCCCGCCCCACGCCTATATCGCCGCCTACCTCTGGCTGCGTTACGAATGGGGCGCTCACGCCATGGTCCACAACGGCAAGCACGGCACGCTGGAATGGCTGCCCGGCAAGTCCGCTGCGCTCGATGCCGATTGCTATCCCGATGCGCTTTGGGGGCAGCTGCCGCACCTTTACCCGTTCATCGTCAACGATCCGGGCGAGGGCACGCAGGCCAAGCGCCGCACGGGGGCTGTGATCATCGATCACCTCGTTCCGCCACTGATCCGAGCCGAGACCTATGGCCCCCTCAAAGATCTCGAAGCACTGCTCGACGAATATTACGCCGCCTCCGGCATGGACCGCCGCCGTCTGGCGGATCTCAAGCGCCGCATTCTCGACTTTACCCGCGACAGCCGCCTCGATCGGGACATCGGCCTGCCCGAAGACGAAACGGCGGCACTGATCAAGATCGACAATTTCCTTTGCGACCTCAAGGAAGCCCAGATCCGCGACGGGCTCCACGTCTTCGGCACCTCGCCCGAAGGAGATATGGCGCGCGACCTTTCGGTCGCCCTTGCCCGCGTCCCGCGCGGCGAAGCGCCGGGTGAAAATTCGATCATCCGGGCGCTGGCCGATGACCTCAAACTCGGCTTCGACCCGCTCACCGCGACCCTGAGCGACCCTTGGACCGGCCCGGCCATCGCCGGGACCGCTTCGCTGCGCAATCTCGGCGACGTCGTCGAACACCTTGAAACCGTCGCCGCACGCCTTGTCGAGGGCGAGCCGGTGCCCGAAAACTGGCCCGCAACCAACGCGGTCCTCGACACGATCCGCACCATCATCGAGCCCCGCCTCGCCGCCTCGGGCCCCGCCGAAATGACCGCGTTCCTTGACGCGTTGGACGGAAAGTTCATCGCCCCCGGCCCCTCCGGTGCGCCCTCCCGCGGCCGTCTCGACGTCCTCCCCACGGGCCGCAACTTCTATTCCGTCGACATCCGCGCCGTCCCAACGCCGAGCGCCTGGGAGCTTGGGCGCAAATCCGCCGAAAACCTGTTCATCCGGCACCTCCAGGACCATGGCCACTACCTCCGATCCGTCGCCCTTTCCGTCTGGGGCACCGCCAACATGCGCACCGGCGGCGACGATATTGCCCAGGCCATGGCCCTGATCGGCGCTTGTCCCACTTGGGATCCGGGCTCGCTAAGGGTCTCTGGCTACGAGATAATTCCGCTTGCCAGGCTCGGTCGCCCCCGCGTCGACGTGACCCTTCGCATTTCCGGTTTCTTCCGCGACGCCTTCCCTGCCCAGATCACCTTCTTCGACCGCGCCATCCGCGCCATCGGTGCCTTGGATGAACCCGAAGACGACAATCCCATCGCCGCCCGCATGCGGTCTGAAGCACTGGGTTTGATGGCTGCAGGGAAGTCGGAAACCGAAGCTTCGCTTGAGGCTGGCGCGCGGATTTTCGGTTCGAAACCAAAGGCTTATGGCGCTGGGCTAGGGCCGCTGATCGACAATGGACGCTGGGAAAACAAGGCCGATCTTGCCGAGCAATTCCTCGCCTGGGGCCAATATGCCTATGGCGCCAAGGCGCACGGCACCCCGCTCGGCGATCGCTTCCGCGCGAGGCTTGGGCAGATCGATGCAGTCGTGCACAACCAGGATAATCGCGAGCACGATTTGCTGGATTCGGACAATTATTATCAGTTCGAAGGCGGGCTTTCAGTCGCTGCCGAGGCTGTCTCCGGCACCAAGCCAACGGCCTATCACAACGATCATTCCCGTCCCGAAACCCCGAGAATTCGCACGCTGGAACAAGAGGTTAGCCACGTCATGCGCTCGCGCGTGGTGAACCCGAAATGGCTCACCGGCGTCATGCGTCACGGCTATCGGGGGGCGTTTGAGATTATTGCGACCGTAGACTTCATGTTCGCTTTCGCGGCCACCACAGGTGCGGTGAAAACCCATCATTTCGACCTCGCTTTTGAAGCCTTCATCGAAGACAAGACGGTTAGAAACTTTATCCTTACCAACAACCTAGCCGGTTACGACGAACTGCTGGCCAAGTTTGATGAGGCGCGCAAGCGTGGCCTTTGGTCGCCTCGGTCGAATTCTGCTTATGACCTCCTGGACCCCTTCGATGAACGATAA
- the cobW gene encoding cobalamin biosynthesis protein CobW: MTKIPTTVITGFLGAGKTTLVRHLLAHAPKGKRIALIINEFGDLGVDKDILAGCGDETCREEDMVELSNGCICCTVADEFIPTMQALLAREEKFDHIVIETSGLALPQPLIRAFNWPEIKAQVTIDGVVTVADAAALAEGRFASDEAAVDAQRRQDEMLDHETPLGELFEDQLSAADMIILNKTDLVDAPLLEKVEQNIRAELRPGVGIVRAANGHVDIAALLGMGIGSEADIANRPSHHELEHGGETHEHDDFDSFSLKLASVQNKDHLLATIEETIRNHDVLRLKGFAAIPGAQARLAIQAVGPRVTAYFDRPWKAGEPRETALVVIGESPLNRDAITQSLEAAA, translated from the coding sequence ATGACCAAAATTCCAACGACCGTGATCACCGGCTTTCTCGGCGCCGGCAAGACAACGCTTGTCCGCCATCTCCTCGCCCATGCCCCCAAGGGCAAGCGCATCGCGCTGATCATCAACGAGTTTGGTGATCTGGGCGTCGACAAGGACATCCTTGCCGGTTGTGGCGACGAAACCTGCCGCGAGGAGGACATGGTCGAACTCTCCAATGGCTGCATCTGCTGCACCGTGGCCGACGAGTTCATTCCCACCATGCAGGCCTTGCTCGCCCGCGAGGAAAAGTTCGATCACATCGTCATCGAAACCTCTGGCCTTGCCTTGCCGCAGCCCCTGATCCGCGCCTTCAACTGGCCCGAGATCAAGGCGCAGGTCACCATTGACGGCGTCGTCACCGTCGCCGACGCCGCCGCGCTGGCCGAAGGCCGTTTCGCCTCCGATGAAGCCGCCGTCGACGCGCAGCGCCGCCAGGACGAAATGCTCGACCACGAAACCCCGCTGGGCGAACTTTTCGAAGATCAACTCTCCGCCGCTGACATGATCATCCTCAACAAGACCGATCTCGTCGATGCGCCCCTGCTCGAAAAAGTCGAGCAGAACATCCGCGCCGAGCTGCGCCCCGGCGTCGGCATCGTTCGCGCTGCCAATGGCCATGTCGATATCGCTGCGCTCTTAGGCATGGGCATCGGCTCGGAGGCCGATATCGCCAACCGCCCAAGCCATCACGAACTCGAACACGGCGGCGAAACCCACGAGCACGACGATTTCGACAGCTTTTCGCTCAAACTTGCCTCCGTGCAGAACAAGGACCACTTGCTCGCCACCATCGAAGAGACCATCCGCAACCACGACGTGCTGCGCCTAAAAGGCTTCGCCGCCATTCCGGGCGCCCAGGCCCGCCTCGCCATCCAGGCCGTCGGTCCCCGCGTCACCGCCTACTTCGACCGCCCCTGGAAAGCCGGCGAACCCCGCGAAACCGCGCTCGTCGTCATCGGTGAAAGCCCGCTTAATCGGGATGCGATCACCCAAAGCCTTGAGGCGGCAGCCTAG
- a CDS encoding energy-coupling factor ABC transporter permease has translation MHIEPDLVSPEKMLLAYATAAAAGAMAVKFAVDTVRTRGALSLLARTAIATAAVFVFFEVFPHYAVGVSEVHLILGSTLLLLFGAAPAAFGLALGLMVQGLFFAPFDLPQYFANVTTLVAPLVAIKFVADRIIRPDTAYVDLRYSQALALSATYQGGVVLWVAFWALYGQGFGAENLASVASFGGAYMLVVLLEPLVDLLVLAGAKLVRGLGKTGLVTSRLYA, from the coding sequence ATGCATATCGAACCCGATCTCGTTTCGCCCGAAAAAATGCTTCTTGCCTACGCCACCGCCGCTGCTGCCGGTGCCATGGCCGTCAAATTTGCCGTTGACACCGTGCGCACCCGCGGCGCCCTGTCGCTGCTCGCTCGCACCGCGATCGCCACGGCCGCGGTCTTCGTTTTCTTCGAAGTCTTCCCCCATTATGCCGTGGGTGTCAGCGAGGTGCACCTGATCCTGGGTTCGACCCTGCTGCTGCTGTTCGGCGCCGCCCCGGCTGCCTTTGGTCTCGCGCTTGGCCTTATGGTGCAGGGCCTATTCTTCGCGCCTTTCGACCTTCCGCAATATTTTGCCAATGTCACGACGCTGGTCGCCCCGCTAGTTGCAATTAAATTCGTGGCCGACCGGATCATCCGCCCGGATACCGCCTATGTCGACCTGCGCTACAGCCAGGCGCTTGCACTCTCCGCCACCTATCAGGGCGGCGTCGTCCTCTGGGTCGCCTTCTGGGCGCTCTATGGCCAAGGTTTCGGCGCGGAAAACCTCGCCAGCGTCGCCAGTTTCGGCGGTGCCTACATGTTGGTCGTGCTGCTCGAGCCGCTGGTCGATCTCCTTGTCCTTGCCGGCGCCAAGCTGGTGCGTGGCCTGGGCAAGACCGGCCTCGTCACCTCGCGCCTTTATGCCTGA
- a CDS encoding DUF2164 domain-containing protein — translation MKPIKFDRDETKAIVGEIQDYFREELDQSIGAMPAEMLMQFFAERMGAYFYNRGLHDAQALVRKKLDDVSDEIFGLEQPTKAR, via the coding sequence ATGAAGCCGATCAAGTTCGACCGCGACGAGACAAAGGCGATCGTCGGGGAGATCCAGGACTATTTTCGCGAGGAGCTGGACCAGTCGATCGGGGCCATGCCGGCGGAAATGCTGATGCAGTTTTTTGCCGAGCGGATGGGCGCTTATTTCTATAATCGCGGGCTGCACGATGCACAGGCGCTGGTGCGCAAGAAGCTCGACGATGTCAGCGACGAAATCTTTGGCCTCGAGCAGCCAACCAAGGCGCGGTGA